From the genome of Burkholderia pyrrocinia:
CGCCGGCTCCGACCAGTCGATCGGCGAAGCGGTGCGCGAGGCGTTCGCGCATCGCGGCTTCTGGCTGCTGAACGCCGGCTTCTTCGCGTGCGGCTTCCAGCTCGCGTTCATCGCGACGCACCTGCCCGCGTACCTGCTCGACCACGGGCTGCCGGCGCGCCACGCGAGCATCGCGCTCGCGCTGATCGCACTGACCAACGTGGCCGGCACCTATGCGTGCGGCCATCTCGGCGGGCTGCTGCGGCGCAAGTACGTGCTGTCGGTGCTGTACCTCGTGCGCGCGCTCGCGATGGCCGCGTTCGTCGCCGTGCCGCTGTCGCCCGCGAGCGTCTACGTGTTCGCGGCCGTGATGGGGTTCACGTGGCTCGGCACGGTGCCGCTGACGAACGGCGTGATCTCGCAGGTGTTCGGCGTGCGCTACATCGCGACGCTGTTCGGTTTCGTGTTCTTCGGGCACCAGCTCGGCAGCTTCTTCGGCGTCTGGCTCGGCGCGCTCGTGTACGACGCGACGCATTCGTACCTGCCGCTGTGGATCGGCTCGATCGCGCTCGGCGTGCTCGCGGCGCTCCTGCACCTGCCGATCGACGACGCGCGCATCGCGCGTCCGGCATCGGGCAACGCGGCATGGGCGTGATCCGCGCGGCGCTGGCCGCCGGCGCGCTCGCGTTCGTCGCGTGGTGCGGCGCCGCCTACTTCGATTCGGGCGTCGCGTATGCGCTGCTCGAACACGTCGCGTTCTGCAACTGACGCGGCAAACCGTGCCGCGCGGGCAGACGGTCAGCGACGTTTCGGCAATGCGGCCAGCGCATCGAGCGCGCGAGCGCGCGCGGCGGCGTGATCGACGAGCGGTGCCGGATAGTCGACGCCGAGCCGTACGCCGGCCGCGTCGAGCTGCAGCGGCGACGCTGCCCACGGCGCATGGATCGACGCGTTGTCGAGGCCCGCTAGTTCGGGCACCCAGCGCCGCACGTACGCGCCGTCCGGGTCGAATTTCTGGCCCTGCGCGACCGGGTTGAAGATGCGGAAATACGGCGCGGCGTCGACGCCGCAGCCCGCCACCCACTGCCAGCTTGCCGCGTTGTTCGCGGGATCGGCGTCGACCAGCGTGTCCCAGAACCACGCTTCGCCCGCGCGCCAGTCGATCAGCAGATGCTTGACCAGGAACGACGCGACGACCATCCGCACACGGTTGTGCATCCAGCCGGTCGTCCACAGCTCGCGCAGGCCCGCATCGACGAGCGGATAGCCGGTCCGGCCGCGCTGCCACGCACGCAGCGCCGCGGCATCGTCACGCCACGGCATCGCGTCGAACTGCGCGCGGAAGTTGTCGGTTGCGAGCGCCGGGAAGTGATACAGCAGCGCGTAGCTGAATTCGCGCCAGCCGAGCTCGCTCAGGAACTTGTCGGCGTCTGCTGCATACGCCGCGCCGCCTGCATTCGCGGCGCCCTGCACCGCGTGCCACACCTGTCGCGGCGATACGTTGCCGAAGCGCAGGAACGGCGACAGCCGGCTCGTCGCGGGACGGTCGGGACGATCGCGCGCATCCGCGTAGCCGGCGAGCGACGCCGTCAGGAACGCGTCGAGCCGTTCGTGCGCACCGGCCTCGTCGGGCGCGGGCCACGCGTCGCGCAGGCCGCCGGCCCAGTCCGGCACGGGCGGGCGCAACGCGAGCGCGTCGAGCGCCAGCGCACGGTCACGCACGGTTTCCGGCCACGGTTGAAACACGATCCATTCCGGTTCCGGCAGCGGCGCGGCGACCGTGCGGTCGCGGCGCGCCGCTCGCCAGTACGCGGTGAATACCTGGTACGGCGCGCCGCTGCCCGTCAGCACCTCCCACGGCTCGTTCAGCAGGCTGCCGTTGCTGCTCTCGACCGTGACGCCGCGCGCCTTGAGCGACACCTTCAGCGCCGCATCGGCGTCGCGCTGCGGCTGCGCGTAGCGGCGGTTCCAGTACACGGCCGCCGCGCCCGTGTCGTGCACGACGCGCTCGATCTCGCGCTGCGCGTCGCCGCGCAACAGCAACAGGCGCCCGCCGTGACGCGCGAGCGCGGCGTCGAGCCCGGCCAGCGCCCCGTGCAGCCACCAGCGCGCTGCGCCGCCCGGCGGGCGACCCGCGCCGGCGCCCGAGTCGTCGACGAACACGCAGACGAGCGGCCGGCCTGACTCGACCGCGCGCGTCAGCGCGGGCTGGTCGGTCACGCGCAGATCGTCTCGGAACCAGACGATCGCGGGAGCAACGGACGACTTGGCGGGCACGGGCACCTCGATGCGGGAAGCGGAACGGGATGCGTATTGTCGCGGCTGCGCCGCGCGGTGTCGACGCTCGACGTGCCGACGTGCCGACGTGCCGACGTGCCGACGTGCGGACCTGCCGACACCGATGACGGCCACGGCCATCGCGCCACCTCGCGCGCCCGGTGAAACGCCTTAGTCCATTCCGACGATTCTTCGCCGCGTCCGCCGGCCTACGCTCGATGTCGGATGCCCCGCGATGCGCGGCACGTGCCGGCCGCTACCGACACCGCGCGTCCCGATCCGCACCCGCCACGCGCGCCGGCCGATGCCGGCGCGGATCCTTCCGACCGCCGCGGCGCCCGGCCACCCGGGCGCGCGCAGCCTCACCCGATAGACCTCCATGACCAAATCCTCGAATCTCGTCACCTCGATCACCGTCGACATCGACGCGCCGGCTTCCGTCGTCTGGGAAGTGCTGACCGACTTCCCGCGCTACGGCGAATGGAACACGTTCTGCGTCGGCTTCGAAACGTCCGGCAAGCTCGGCGATTTCGTGCACATGCAGGTTCGCATCCCGGGCACGGAGACCGTGATTCCCGTCAACGAGATCCTCGTCGCCTATGAGCCCGAGCGCCTGCTGTCGTGGGAGCAGCGTCCGACCGACGACAACAAGGACGCCGCGCGCCGCGACCAGTACATCGACGCCGACGGCCCGGAGCGCTGCCGTTACTTCACGACCGACCAGTTCCTCGGCGTCAACGCGGACACGATCATGCAGAACCACGGCGCGTGGGTGAAACAGGGCTTCGACCAGTGCGCGCGCGACGTGAAGCAGCGCGCCGAAGCGCTGCATGCGGCACGCCGGCGCAACAGCGCGTGACCGGGAGCGGCCGATGCCCGATCTGCAAACACTGTCCGACCATCACGACATCCGCGAGCTGGTCGTCGCGTATTCGAGCGCGATCGACACGCGCGACTTCGATGCGCTCGACGCCGTATTCACGCCCGACGCGGCGATCGACTATCGCGCGATGGGCGGCATCGCCGGCCGTTATCCGGACGTGAAGGCGTGGCTGCGCGCCGTGCTGCCGCAGTTTCCGCAATACCAGCACATGGTCGGCAACCTGTCGATCCGGCTCGACGGCGACACCGCGCGCGGC
Proteins encoded in this window:
- a CDS encoding MFS transporter, with product MTPIEQEVRRRWLPVLAGGLIMGAALGIRHVQGLFLAPVSLDHGWSREAFGLALALQNLIWGVAQPFTGMVADRFGSVRVIVAGMLLYAAGLVTMAHAASTGMFTVGAGLVIGIALSGSAFASIYGALSRLFPPERRGWALGVAGAIGGLGQFCMVPVAQELIGGIGWRHAFVALALVAALLAPLAVLLRDRPAQAAGGAGSDQSIGEAVREAFAHRGFWLLNAGFFACGFQLAFIATHLPAYLLDHGLPARHASIALALIALTNVAGTYACGHLGGLLRRKYVLSVLYLVRALAMAAFVAVPLSPASVYVFAAVMGFTWLGTVPLTNGVISQVFGVRYIATLFGFVFFGHQLGSFFGVWLGALVYDATHSYLPLWIGSIALGVLAALLHLPIDDARIARPASGNAAWA
- a CDS encoding nuclear transport factor 2 family protein — encoded protein: MPDLQTLSDHHDIRELVVAYSSAIDTRDFDALDAVFTPDAAIDYRAMGGIAGRYPDVKAWLRAVLPQFPQYQHMVGNLSIRLDGDTARGRTICFNPMEVALPDGGMQVMFLGLWYVDRFVRTAHGWRIAERVEERCYGHNVPAVLAGATG
- a CDS encoding cryptochrome/photolyase family protein, yielding MPAKSSVAPAIVWFRDDLRVTDQPALTRAVESGRPLVCVFVDDSGAGAGRPPGGAARWWLHGALAGLDAALARHGGRLLLLRGDAQREIERVVHDTGAAAVYWNRRYAQPQRDADAALKVSLKARGVTVESSNGSLLNEPWEVLTGSGAPYQVFTAYWRAARRDRTVAAPLPEPEWIVFQPWPETVRDRALALDALALRPPVPDWAGGLRDAWPAPDEAGAHERLDAFLTASLAGYADARDRPDRPATSRLSPFLRFGNVSPRQVWHAVQGAANAGGAAYAADADKFLSELGWREFSYALLYHFPALATDNFRAQFDAMPWRDDAAALRAWQRGRTGYPLVDAGLRELWTTGWMHNRVRMVVASFLVKHLLIDWRAGEAWFWDTLVDADPANNAASWQWVAGCGVDAAPYFRIFNPVAQGQKFDPDGAYVRRWVPELAGLDNASIHAPWAASPLQLDAAGVRLGVDYPAPLVDHAAARARALDALAALPKRR
- a CDS encoding SRPBCC domain-containing protein; this encodes MTKSSNLVTSITVDIDAPASVVWEVLTDFPRYGEWNTFCVGFETSGKLGDFVHMQVRIPGTETVIPVNEILVAYEPERLLSWEQRPTDDNKDAARRDQYIDADGPERCRYFTTDQFLGVNADTIMQNHGAWVKQGFDQCARDVKQRAEALHAARRRNSA